From a single Acidobacteriota bacterium genomic region:
- a CDS encoding HAD-IA family hydrolase, with the protein MRERTAVVFDLDDTLYRERRFALGGYAAVAHHVARRTGIPAATLYRFLASRFRRHGREGLLQALCAAFALPARDIPSLVDVLRAHRPRLTLPRRSRDVLVALRAHGHRLGIVTNGLPEIQARKVAALGIEALVDTVVYAQHHAPDGKPAPVCFAVARERLDVEAAHTVFVGDHPVKDIDGATAAGLHAIWLPGARLVPAPAVACAYATALAEVPALVAHLLEAQHVAAC; encoded by the coding sequence GTGCGTGAACGGACGGCGGTGGTGTTCGACCTCGACGACACGCTGTATCGAGAACGCCGGTTCGCGCTCGGTGGCTACGCGGCCGTGGCGCACCACGTCGCGCGGCGCACAGGGATTCCGGCCGCCACGCTCTATCGCTTTCTGGCGTCGCGCTTCCGCAGACACGGTCGCGAAGGGCTGCTCCAGGCACTCTGCGCGGCGTTCGCGTTGCCGGCGCGTGACATTCCGAGTCTCGTCGACGTGCTCCGCGCGCATCGCCCGCGCCTCACGCTGCCGCGTCGGTCTCGCGACGTGCTCGTCGCGCTCCGCGCCCACGGACATCGTCTGGGCATCGTCACCAACGGCCTGCCGGAGATTCAGGCGCGCAAGGTCGCCGCACTCGGTATCGAGGCGCTCGTCGACACCGTGGTCTACGCGCAGCACCATGCGCCGGACGGCAAACCCGCCCCCGTATGTTTCGCCGTCGCGCGCGAGCGTCTTGATGTCGAGGCCGCGCACACGGTGTTCGTCGGCGATCACCCCGTCAAGGACATCGACGGTGCGACGGCCGCGGGGTTGCATGCCATCTGGCTGCCCGGCGCGCGGCTCGTGCCGGCACCGGCCGTTGCCTGTGCGTACGCCACGGCGCTCGCCGAGGTGCCGGCACTCGTCGCTCATCTCCTGGAGGCACAGCATGTCGCTGCCTGTTGA
- a CDS encoding ATP-grasp domain-containing protein has product MTAPNVVVTAASRRVALVHALQQALTRVSPRGRVIATDIDPFSPAVHVADVAQAVPRSDHPEYVDALIAVCNAHDAGVLVPTIDDELETIAAAAPRFAAAGVTVMGPPVETARICRDKRATAAHLQQHGIRAAATWTPAEARARHPRVPLFIKPRRGRGSVAAFPVHTEEHLRFFLAYVPDPVVQEFLDGPEYTIDLFCDMTGTPIAAVPRERQVIRSGVTDRGRTVRDAALIDLALECASALRFRGAVNVQCRVVAGVPVVFEINPRFSGGIQLTLAAGADFAEWTVRAARGERLTPRIGAFTDGLRMSSYEASLFLTDADAGVLATPEQTLVPARV; this is encoded by the coding sequence ATGACGGCACCGAACGTCGTGGTGACGGCCGCGTCGCGCCGCGTCGCGCTGGTGCACGCACTGCAGCAGGCGCTCACTCGGGTGTCACCGCGCGGCCGCGTGATCGCGACCGACATCGATCCGTTCTCGCCGGCCGTGCACGTCGCCGATGTCGCGCAGGCGGTGCCGCGCAGTGACCATCCCGAGTACGTGGACGCGCTCATCGCCGTCTGCAACGCGCACGACGCGGGCGTCCTGGTACCGACGATCGACGACGAACTGGAGACGATCGCAGCAGCAGCCCCGCGCTTCGCTGCGGCAGGCGTCACCGTGATGGGGCCGCCCGTGGAGACGGCCCGCATCTGCCGTGACAAGCGCGCCACGGCGGCGCACCTCCAGCAGCACGGCATTCGCGCGGCGGCCACGTGGACCCCTGCCGAGGCGCGCGCGCGGCACCCGCGCGTGCCGCTCTTCATCAAGCCCAGACGCGGGCGGGGCAGCGTGGCGGCGTTCCCGGTCCACACAGAGGAGCACCTGCGCTTCTTCCTCGCGTACGTGCCGGATCCCGTCGTGCAGGAATTTCTCGATGGGCCCGAGTACACCATCGACCTGTTTTGCGACATGACTGGGACACCGATCGCCGCCGTGCCGCGTGAACGGCAGGTGATTCGATCGGGGGTGACCGACCGCGGGCGAACCGTGCGCGATGCGGCGCTCATCGATCTCGCGCTCGAGTGTGCGAGCGCGCTGCGGTTCCGCGGGGCCGTGAACGTGCAGTGTCGCGTGGTTGCGGGCGTCCCGGTGGTGTTCGAGATCAATCCCCGCTTCAGCGGCGGCATCCAGCTCACGCTCGCCGCAGGTGCCGACTTCGCGGAATGGACGGTGCGCGCGGCGCGGGGAGAGAGGCTCACCCCGCGCATCGGCGCGTTCACCGACGGACTGCGCATGAGCAGCTACGAAGCCTCGCTGTTCCTCACCGACGCCGATGCGGGCGTGCTCGCGACGCCGGAGCAGACGCTCGTCCCCGCGCGTGTGTGA
- a CDS encoding N-acetylneuraminate synthase family protein, which produces MSLPVDIAGHGIGAGAPMRVIAEIGLNHDGDPDVARRLIDACADAGVWAVKLQVFDADELLVSDAPAPAHLHAASLRDFFARFELQEAVYRSLAARARERGLVFIATAFDSAAVEMLDAIGVDAFKVASGDLTHQLLIEQVARTGRPLILSTGMSTENDVWNAVDWAVGAGARSLALLHCVSAYPTPDAQQNLRAVRTLALDYRLPVGLSDHGMGADAALLVYAQGGALYERHVHLPDTHAIDAPVSSTPAELADIVSRLARAHEAMGDGRRKPMPAERPNIVPSRRGLYARRAIRRGAIIRVGDLAALRPAGSLGAEYARALIGCRATRPIPAGAPFEPCDLGLVDVEQTA; this is translated from the coding sequence ATGTCGCTGCCTGTTGACATCGCCGGCCATGGCATCGGTGCTGGCGCACCGATGCGGGTCATCGCCGAGATCGGACTCAATCACGATGGCGATCCCGACGTCGCGCGACGTCTGATCGACGCCTGCGCCGACGCAGGCGTCTGGGCCGTGAAGCTGCAGGTATTCGATGCCGACGAGCTGCTCGTGTCCGACGCACCCGCGCCCGCCCACCTGCACGCCGCGTCGCTCCGCGACTTCTTCGCACGCTTCGAGTTGCAGGAGGCCGTGTACCGATCGCTTGCCGCACGGGCACGTGAACGCGGCCTGGTGTTCATCGCCACGGCCTTCGACAGCGCCGCCGTGGAGATGCTCGACGCCATCGGTGTCGACGCGTTCAAGGTGGCAAGCGGCGACCTGACCCACCAGTTGCTGATCGAACAGGTGGCGCGTACGGGGCGTCCGCTGATTCTTTCCACGGGCATGAGCACCGAGAACGACGTGTGGAACGCCGTCGACTGGGCCGTGGGCGCCGGGGCACGTTCGCTGGCGCTGCTGCACTGCGTGTCCGCGTACCCCACGCCGGACGCACAGCAGAACCTTCGTGCCGTGAGAACGCTGGCGCTCGACTACAGGCTTCCGGTCGGGCTGTCGGATCATGGTATGGGGGCAGACGCCGCGCTGCTCGTGTACGCACAGGGCGGGGCGCTGTACGAGCGCCACGTCCACCTGCCCGATACCCATGCGATCGACGCGCCTGTCTCGTCGACACCGGCCGAACTCGCAGACATCGTGTCGCGTCTCGCCCGCGCGCACGAGGCGATGGGGGATGGGCGGCGGAAGCCCATGCCCGCCGAGCGCCCCAACATCGTGCCAAGCCGTCGCGGTCTCTATGCGCGTCGCGCGATCCGCCGGGGCGCGATCATCCGCGTCGGCGATCTCGCCGCATTGCGGCCTGCCGGGTCGCTCGGCGCCGAATACGCGCGCGCGCTGATTGGCTGTCGGGCCACCCGGCCGATTCCGGCCGGCGCGCCATTCGAGCCATGCGATCTCGGACTCGTCGACGTGGAGCAGACGGCATGA